Proteins co-encoded in one Oncorhynchus keta strain PuntledgeMale-10-30-2019 unplaced genomic scaffold, Oket_V2 Un_scaffold_713_pilon_pilon, whole genome shotgun sequence genomic window:
- the si:ch211-286b5.2 gene encoding uncharacterized protein si:ch211-286b5.2: MPPPTKPGPGREGHNQAPVTPGGSEENNHSTTPDLTRDNDDAAVVDPFGVLPLDDMSDSQLNTITLTEKEEEEKEEGHEDATELVCGLIRELSYLNRVVMATHRELESLRRGNKTARPPPRRVFPPRLSEI; this comes from the exons ATGCCTCCCCCCACAAAGCCAGGTCCTGGAAGGGAGGGGCACAACCAGGCTCCAGTGACACCTGGTGGCTCGGAGGAGAACAACCAC TCCACCACCCCAGACCTGACCAGAGACAACGATGATGCTGCTGTCGTTGATCCGTTTGGAGTGCTGCCTCTGGACGACATGTCTGACTCTCAACTCAACACCATCACTCTGac tgagaaagaggaagaggagaaagaggaagggcATGAAGACGCTACAGAACTGGTCTGTGGCCTGATCAGAGAACTCTCCTACCTAAA tcGGGTAGTGATGGCTACCCATCGGGAGCTAGAGTCTCTTCGCCGTGGCAACAAGACCGCGAGGCCTCCCCCACGCCGCGTCTTCCCCCCACGACTCTCTGAGATCTAG
- the LOC127929381 gene encoding coiled-coil and C2 domain-containing protein 1A-like: MTRSVDKVLSMSHSRNPPPRGQGAARAKQMGLLLDLSPDGGGNEKELEAELLALMGGGGSQGKKGTGKAPVPMADIERMAALCMKDLDEDDDDGDDDLEDDDDLLAELNEVLEDDDDEEVQKPATTPSSNSTPAPPPALLVVQPGWRPAWLNALTCTRQPSPMLMQRGDQQGSQIRPRIEDVAVHDDVSQERKTNQRRGNPASCLHRWKACPSPVQQPKPIKERGLPTPVLTPSPFTNQKPLREAPPVAPPPKPRLLVPLRNTLPLPRIHLLSPPSPPFNQTHGTQS; the protein is encoded by the exons ATGACAAG GTCCGTTGACAAGGTTCTCTCCATGAGTCACAGTCGGAACCCCCCGCCCAGGGGACAGGGGGCAGCGCGAGCCAAACAG ATGGGGCTGCTCCTGGATCTGTCTCCGGATGGAGGAGGAAATGAAAAAGAGCTGGAGGCGGAGCTACTGGCTCTGATGGGCGGGGGCGGGTCCCAGGGGAAGAAAGGGACAGGAAaag CTCCAGTTCCCATGGCTGATATCGAGCGTATGGCGGCTCTGTGTATGAAGGAccttgatgaggatgatgatgatggggatgatgatctggaggatgatgatgatcTCCTG GCTGAGCTGAATGAGGTTTTGGAGgacgatgatgatgaagaggTTCAGAAACCTGCCACCACTCCAAGCTCTAACTCCACCCCCGCTCCACCCCCAGCACTCCTAGTGGTGCAACCGGGCTGGAGGCCTGCCTGGCTGAACGCATTGACATGTACCAGACAGCCATCTCCAATGCTAATGCAGAGGGGAGACCAGCAAGGCTCGCAGATACGACCGCGGATTGAAG ACGTTGCAGTCCATGATGACGTCAGCCAAGAAAGGAAAACCAATCAACGAAGAGGAAATCCCGCCTCCTGTCTCCACAGGTGGAAAGCCTGCCCCAGCCCCGTGCAGCAGCCTAAACCAATCAAAGAACGGGGGCTGCCAACCCCAGTGCTGACGCCCTCCCCGTTCACCAATCAGAAGCCTCTGAGGGAGGCTCCGCCTGTTGCCCCGCCTCCTAAGCCCCGCCTCCTGGTCCCCCTCAGAAACACACTGCCGTTACCCCGGATACACCTGCTATCTCCCCCCTCACCCCCATTCAACCAGACGCACGGCACTCAG agttGA
- the LOC127929380 gene encoding anti-sigma-I factor RsgI2-like, which translates to MICQLQDLPPYMESENRSFEPWRDYLKLADLVREMQLGRFTPEPSTVEGHDSGIWSTMVEFEEFPPRALLLPITPVATPPLWHEMEPLDSEIVLLFEDAPLSPSSTEGPPSSPLAAGTRVQIPPGTWDQSGRNTPEEVRSPQRTWDQSGRNTPEEVPSPQRTWDQSGRNTPEEVPSPQRTWDQSGRNTPEEVPSPQRTWDQSGRNTPEEVRSPQRTWDQSGRNTPEEVPSPQRTWDQSGRNTPEEVPSPQRTWDQSGRNTPEEVPSPQRTWDQSGRNTPEEVPSPERKFCSFCKYNGQPESVFLSHSIKNQDGDMMCRYLQLSLCPLCGVTGAQAATKHHCPPLV; encoded by the exons ATGATTTGTCAACTCCAAGACCTACCGCCTTACATGGAGTCCGAAAACAGGAGTTTCGAACCGTGGCGTGACTACCTGAAGTTAGCTGACCTAGTGCGGGAGATGCAGTTAGGCAGGTTCACCCCAGAACCGTCAACCGTTGAGGGTCATGACTCCGGGATATGGTCGACCATGGTGGAATTTGAAGAGTTTCCGCCGCGAGCCTTGCTGTTACCGATAACACCCGTGGCGACACCACCCCTATGGCACGAAATGGAACCCCTGGATTCCGAAATCGTCCTCTTGTTTGAAGACGCTCCTTTATCGCCGAGCAGCACCGAGGGTCCACCGTCCAGCCCCCTGGCAGCTGGGACCAGAGTCCAGATCCCCCCTGGCACCTGGGACCAGAGTGGGAGAAACACGCCGGAGGAGGTGCGGTCACCCCAGCGCACCTGGGACCAGAGTGGGAGAAACACGCCGGAGGAGGTGCCATCACCCCAGCGCACCTGGGACCAGAGTGGGAGAAACACGCCGGAGGAG GTGCCGTCACCCCAGCGCACCTGGGACCAGAGTGGGAGAAACACGCCGGAGGAGGTGCCGTCACCCCAGCGCACCTGGGACCAGAGTGGGAGAAACACGCCGGAGGAGGTGCGGTCACCCCAGCGCACCTGGGACCAGAGTGGGAGAAACACGCCGGAGGAGGTGCCGTCACCCCAGCGCACCTGGGACCAGAGTGGGAGAAACACGCCGGAGGAGGTGCCGTCACCCCAGCGCACCTGGGACCAGAGTGGGAGAAACACGCCGGAGGAGGTGCCGTCACCCCAGCGCACCTGGGACCAGAGTGGGAGAAACACGCCGGAGGAGGTGCCGTCACCCGAGCGCAAGTTCTGCAGCTTCTGCAAATACAACGGGCAGCCTGAGTCGGTGTTTCTGTCCCACAGCATCAAGAACCAGGATGGGGACATGATGTGCCGGTACCTGCAGCTAAGTCTTTGCCCTCTCTGCGGGGTCACCGGGGCCCAAGCCGCCACCAAGCACCATTGTCCACCATTGGTGTAA